The genomic DNA GTCGAACTACCTGATGTTCGACTTCGGCAAGAGCTACTTCCGCGACCGCAGCGTCGTCGATCTGGTGATCGAGAAGATGCCGGTGTCGATCTCGCTGGGCATCTGGACGACGCTGATCGTCTATCTGGTGTCGATCCCGCTGGGCATCGCCAAGGCGGTGCGCGACGGCCAGCCCTTCGACGTCTGGACCTCCGGCGTGGTCATCGTCGGCTACGCCATCCCCAGCTTCCTGTTCGCCGTGCTGCTGATCGTCGTCTTCGCCGGCGGGCGCTATTTCGACCTGTTCCCGCTGCGCGGGCTGGTGTCGGACAACTGGGCGAGCCTGCCCTGGTGGCGGCAGATCCTGGACTATGCGTGGCACATGGTGCTGCCAGTGCTGTCCATGGTGATCGGCGGCTTCGCCGGCCTGACCATGCTGACCAAGAACTCCTTCCTGGAGGAGATCAACAAGCAGTATGTCGTCACCGCCCGCGCCAAGGGTCTGGCGGAGCGGCGGGTGCTCTACGGCCACATATTCCGCAACGCCATGCTGATCGTCATCGCCGGCTTCCCCGGCGCCTTCATCGGCATCCTGTTCACCGGCGCCCTGCTGATCGAGGTGATCTTCTCCCTGGACGGGCTGGGGCTCTTGGGCTTCGAGGCGGCGATCAACCGCGACTATCCGGTGATGTTCGGCACGCTGTACTTCTTCACGCTGCTGGGGCTCATCATGAACCTCGTCGGCGACGTGACCTATGTGGCCGTCG from Azospirillum brasilense includes the following:
- a CDS encoding microcin C ABC transporter permease YejB, translating into MLAYIIRRLLLIIPTLFGIMVINFLIVQIAPGGPIEQMIARVQGTAVEATARIGGTGGGETGGPAAQQAQGGDTGSRYRGAQGLDPEFIKQLEKEFGFDKPLHERFIHMMSNYLMFDFGKSYFRDRSVVDLVIEKMPVSISLGIWTTLIVYLVSIPLGIAKAVRDGQPFDVWTSGVVIVGYAIPSFLFAVLLIVVFAGGRYFDLFPLRGLVSDNWASLPWWRQILDYAWHMVLPVLSMVIGGFAGLTMLTKNSFLEEINKQYVVTARAKGLAERRVLYGHIFRNAMLIVIAGFPGAFIGILFTGALLIEVIFSLDGLGLLGFEAAINRDYPVMFGTLYFFTLLGLIMNLVGDVTYVAVDPRIDFEARRV